Proteins encoded by one window of Simiduia curdlanivorans:
- the rapA gene encoding RNA polymerase-associated protein RapA — MSNQEFEIGQRWISDTEAELGLGLVLEVEDRLVTLSFPAAGERRMYSINNAPISRVRYQRGDAIRSAEGLKIKVQEIVEDGKLLVYLGMDASGASHEIDEIDLDSFVQFSAPMDRLFSGQVDSLKRFNLRLQTLEFMREQQTAPTYGLLGARVQLLPHQLYIANEVGRRYAPRVLLADEVGLGKTIEAGLIIHQQLINGRANRVLILVPDTLIHQWLVEMLRRFNLQFSLFTEDRLQDLEADIGDDEDPFADVVEASPAVNPFDTAQLVICPLSVVAKSEKRLAQALEASWDLLLVDEAHHLKWSAQGASPAYLAVEALAAKALGLLLLTATPEQLGVESHFARLRLLDPDRYYDLAVFKAQESSYAHVNELVQSLLPLEDKAKEALPEQVLTKLREVVDVELMDTLVATDGVHEREQLLQRIVNQLLDRHGTGRVLFRNTRQGVSGFPERIVNPVALAAAEDLSVTGLYPEQLLRERFGDGWTMMDARVDWLVQWLKQHRKEKVLVICATAQTALDLEGHLRLSEGFAVTAFHEGLTLIARDRAAAYFADAEDGAQALICSEIGSEGRNFQFASHLVMFDLPTNPDLLEQRIGRLDRIGQRRDVNVWVPYFSGSLQEKLFQWYHQGLNAFEQVCHVGAAIYETQEQRLQAFLNSGTGDWGSLLLEAKTQAEQLRAALEQGRNRLLELNSCREDVADEVIESLFEQENRLALEDYMGQVYDAYGVEQEVHSSVSLVLLPGDHMQCAHFPALPADGVTVTYQREMALAREDIDYLTWEHPMVSGAMDMVLSGGFGNTAVATIKLGPIKPGTLMLEAVFLLNVAAPNHLQLFRYLPMTPLRVLVDINGRDLSDVLSGEKLLPLLQKLPRNTAQQIAKQARETIAELVKKAQLAVAPRQDALLTQAHENLETKLGEEINRLVALAKVNPAIRPLEIEKLKQDKRVLDEYLSSASLKLDALRVILAT, encoded by the coding sequence GGCGACGCTATCCGTTCCGCCGAGGGCCTTAAGATAAAGGTTCAGGAAATAGTGGAAGACGGCAAGCTGCTGGTCTATCTCGGTATGGATGCCAGTGGCGCCAGCCATGAAATTGATGAAATAGATTTGGACTCCTTTGTGCAGTTTTCAGCACCTATGGATCGCCTGTTTTCTGGTCAGGTTGATTCGCTAAAGCGCTTTAACTTGCGTTTGCAAACGCTGGAGTTTATGCGCGAGCAGCAAACGGCACCGACCTATGGTTTGCTCGGCGCACGAGTTCAATTGTTGCCCCACCAACTGTATATCGCCAACGAAGTTGGGCGCCGCTATGCGCCGAGGGTTCTATTGGCCGACGAAGTTGGCTTAGGTAAAACCATTGAGGCTGGATTAATTATTCACCAACAGCTTATTAACGGTCGTGCTAATCGGGTGTTGATCTTGGTTCCCGATACTTTAATTCACCAGTGGTTGGTGGAGATGTTGCGCCGGTTTAATTTGCAGTTCAGTTTGTTTACCGAAGATCGCCTGCAAGACTTAGAAGCAGATATTGGCGATGACGAGGACCCGTTTGCTGACGTTGTCGAGGCCAGCCCTGCGGTAAATCCTTTCGACACTGCGCAGTTGGTGATTTGCCCACTGTCTGTGGTTGCCAAAAGCGAAAAGCGTTTGGCGCAAGCGCTAGAGGCGTCCTGGGATTTACTGTTGGTGGACGAAGCGCATCATCTTAAATGGTCTGCACAAGGCGCCAGCCCAGCCTATCTCGCGGTTGAAGCTTTGGCGGCAAAAGCCTTGGGTTTATTATTGTTAACGGCTACACCCGAGCAACTGGGTGTGGAAAGTCATTTCGCTCGGCTGCGCTTACTCGACCCTGATCGCTATTACGACTTAGCAGTTTTTAAGGCGCAGGAATCGAGTTACGCCCATGTTAACGAGTTGGTTCAGTCGCTGTTGCCCTTAGAGGATAAGGCAAAAGAAGCGCTACCTGAACAGGTGCTGACGAAGTTGCGTGAAGTGGTAGACGTCGAATTGATGGACACCTTGGTCGCGACTGATGGAGTGCACGAGCGCGAGCAGTTACTGCAGCGAATTGTAAACCAACTGTTGGATCGACATGGCACCGGGCGTGTTTTATTTAGAAACACTCGTCAGGGAGTCTCAGGTTTTCCCGAGCGAATTGTTAACCCGGTGGCGTTAGCCGCTGCAGAAGATCTTTCGGTAACAGGACTTTACCCAGAGCAATTGTTGCGCGAGCGCTTCGGCGACGGCTGGACCATGATGGACGCGCGCGTGGATTGGTTGGTGCAGTGGCTTAAGCAGCACCGTAAAGAAAAAGTGTTGGTGATTTGTGCGACGGCGCAAACGGCCCTAGATTTAGAGGGGCATTTACGCTTGAGCGAGGGCTTTGCGGTAACAGCCTTTCACGAGGGCTTAACCCTGATCGCGCGGGATAGGGCGGCGGCTTACTTTGCCGATGCAGAAGACGGGGCACAAGCACTGATTTGTTCCGAAATCGGAAGCGAGGGTCGTAACTTCCAATTTGCTAGCCATTTAGTGATGTTTGATTTGCCGACCAACCCGGATTTATTGGAGCAGCGCATCGGTCGTTTAGATCGCATCGGCCAGCGCCGCGATGTAAATGTCTGGGTGCCTTATTTCTCTGGTTCGCTGCAAGAAAAATTGTTTCAGTGGTATCACCAAGGCTTGAATGCGTTTGAGCAAGTGTGCCATGTGGGTGCGGCAATTTATGAAACCCAGGAACAGCGCCTGCAAGCATTTCTCAATTCCGGCACCGGTGATTGGGGCAGTTTGTTGCTCGAGGCGAAAACCCAGGCCGAGCAATTGCGCGCTGCGCTAGAGCAGGGCCGCAACCGCTTATTGGAGCTTAACTCTTGCCGCGAGGATGTTGCCGATGAGGTGATAGAGTCCTTGTTCGAGCAGGAAAATCGACTCGCCTTAGAAGATTACATGGGCCAAGTTTACGATGCCTATGGTGTCGAGCAAGAGGTGCACAGCTCGGTTAGTTTGGTCTTGTTGCCGGGCGATCACATGCAGTGCGCGCACTTTCCCGCCTTACCGGCCGATGGGGTTACGGTAACCTACCAGCGTGAAATGGCTTTGGCGCGCGAAGATATCGACTACTTAACCTGGGAGCATCCCATGGTTTCTGGCGCCATGGATATGGTCTTGAGCGGCGGCTTCGGAAATACGGCGGTGGCGACCATCAAGCTCGGGCCGATAAAGCCTGGCACGCTGATGCTGGAGGCGGTGTTTCTGCTCAATGTAGCGGCCCCTAATCACCTGCAGTTGTTCCGCTATTTACCCATGACACCGCTGCGTGTGCTGGTGGATATCAACGGGCGCGACTTGTCCGACGTATTATCCGGGGAAAAGCTTCTGCCCCTATTGCAAAAGTTGCCGCGCAATACCGCGCAGCAAATCGCAAAACAGGCTCGGGAGACTATCGCCGAGCTGGTTAAAAAGGCGCAGCTGGCCGTTGCGCCGCGTCAGGACGCGCTGTTAACTCAGGCCCATGAAAACTTAGAAACTAAGCTGGGCGAAGAAATTAATCGCTTGGTGGCGTTAGCTAAAGTTAACCCCGCTATTCGGCCGCTGGAAATTGAAAAGCTGAAACAGGACAAGCGGGTATTGGATGAATACTTGTCGTCAGCTTCCCTGAAACTTGACGCCTTGCGCGTCATTCTTGCAACTTGA